The sequence below is a genomic window from Mycobacteroides abscessus ATCC 19977.
CTGGCTACCCGCGGAGATCTGTGAGGGCTTGTAGGGGCCCAGCACCCAGATGGGGTTGATCTGCAGCAGACCGCTCATCAGCGCCAGGATGGCGGTGGTGAAGGCGAAGAAGGATCCACCCTTGAGGGCGAACACCGGGAGGATGCGCACACCCACCACGTTCTTCTCAGTCGCACCCGGGCCGGGGAACTGGGTGTGCTTCTGGTACCAGACCAGGGCCAGGTGGATACCGATGAGCGCCAGGATGATCGCGGGGATCAGCAGGATGTGCATGGCGTACAGACGGGGGATCAGGATGTTGCCGGGGAAGTCGCCACCGAACAGCGCCCAGTGCATCCAGGTGCCGATCAGCGGAAGGCCCATGGTGATGCCGGAAAGCGCCGCGCGGATACCGGTGCCGGAGAGCAGGTCGTCGGGCAGGGAGTATCCGAAGAAACCTTCGAACATCGCCAGGATGAACAGCAGCGCGCCGATGACCCAGTTGGCCTCACGGGGACGCCGGAACGCACCCGTGAAGAAGATACGGGCCATGTGCACCATGATCGACGCCGCGAACATCAGCGCCGCCCAGTGATGGATCTGCCGCACGAACAGACCACCACGCACCTCGAAGCTGATGTTCAGGGTGGTCTCGTAGGCCTTGGACATCTGCACGCCGCGCAGCGGCTGATAGATGCCGTTGTAGGTCACTTCGGACATCGACGGGTCGAAGAACAGGGTCAGATAGACACCCGAAAGCAGCAGAACGATGAAGCTGTACAGCGCGATCTCACCGAGCATGAACGACCAGTGGGTCGGGAAGACCTTGTTGATCTGCCGCTTCATACCGGCAGCGAGGTGATACCGCGAATCCATCGCCTCGGCTTGTTTGGCTGCGCGCGAGGGCTTTTGGGCTGTGTCGCTCATGATTTGCGCTCCCAGAATGCGGGTCCGACGGGTTCAACGAAGTCGCCGTTGGCGACGAGGTATCCGTCCTTGTCGACGGTGAGGGGCAGCTGTGCCAGCGCACGAGCGGCAGGCCCGAAGATGGGCTTGGCGAAGTGCAGTGCGTCGAACTGCGACTGGTGGCACGGGCACAGGATGCGGTAGGTCTGCTGCTCGAACAGCGATGTGGGGCAACCCAGGTGCGAGCAGATCTTGGTGTAGGCGAAGAGGTCTCCGTAGTTGAAGTTCTCTTGCCCCTTGCGCTTGACCACCTTGGGCATATCGGTGGGGCGCACGCGGATCAGCATCACGGGGTTACGGAT
It includes:
- a CDS encoding cytochrome b translates to MSDTAQKPSRAAKQAEAMDSRYHLAAGMKRQINKVFPTHWSFMLGEIALYSFIVLLLSGVYLTLFFDPSMSEVTYNGIYQPLRGVQMSKAYETTLNISFEVRGGLFVRQIHHWAALMFAASIMVHMARIFFTGAFRRPREANWVIGALLFILAMFEGFFGYSLPDDLLSGTGIRAALSGITMGLPLIGTWMHWALFGGDFPGNILIPRLYAMHILLIPAIILALIGIHLALVWYQKHTQFPGPGATEKNVVGVRILPVFALKGGSFFAFTTAILALMSGLLQINPIWVLGPYKPSQISAGSQPDFYMMWTDGLLRIIPAWEIYPFGHTIPQAVWVAVGMGLVFGLLIAYPFLEKKLTGDDAHHNLLQRPRDAPVRTAIGSAAISLYMLFTLMCMNDIIALKFHISLNATTWIGRIGMVILPAVVYYIAYRWAIGLQRSDRAVLEHGIETGIIKRLPHGEYIEIHQPLAGVDEHGHAIPLEYQGAPVPQRMNKLGSAGAPGTGSFLFADPADEQHALAEAEHEAHHKSLLALKEYQDGEPSTNGHGH